The Solanum lycopersicum chromosome 9, SLM_r2.1 genome window below encodes:
- the LOC101268222 gene encoding uncharacterized protein produces the protein MPFPMKIQPVDFSTVEESSRCDSFKPVPKSRFKRLFERQFSGLLRSSAPEKLVTGEDLIGNKKDASEELEPSSVCLAKMVQTFIEEGEDKHRCNRSRCSCFNCNGTESSEEENDSVNCFGESNQNCSSDACEILKSVVSCPSVLERNVLAEITKIIEKNRMVKRKDNFIRKMVVDGLLAMEYDASICESRWEKTPSTPAGAYEYIDVVTEGERLIIDIDFRSEFEIARSTRSYKCLLQVLPNIFVGKADRLQKIVHLLTEAAKLSLKKKGMPCPPWRKVEYVKAKWLSTYTRMTPVLMPIASNSTSEPGTACKTTKEAIKEETSEVFRGEMNLVFGGKSSPLADNNPKSAGTSPLFACDDEKNLAVKLGDIFEGKSSPLAENNTKRASTSSLFACDIEKNAMAAQLGEPLEIKPKDSSNCARKMTGLTSLIEDHT, from the exons ATGCCTTTTCCTATGAAGATTCAACCTGTTGACTTCAGTACTGTGGAAGAATCGAGTCGATGTGACTCGTTTAAGCCGGTTCCGAAGTCACGGTTCAAGCGGCTATTTGAGAGGCAATTTTCAGGGCTATTGAGATCATCGGCGCCGGAGAAGCTGGTTACCGGTGAGGATTTGATTGGGAATAAGAAGGATGCGTCTGAAGAACTGGAGCCTAGTTCTGTTTGTTTGGCTAAAATGGTGCAGACTTTTATTGAGGAAGGTGAGGATAAGCATCGGTGCAATCGAAGCCGATGCAGTTGCTTTAATTGTAATGGAACTGAAAGCTCAGAGGAGGAGAATGATTCAGTCAATTGCTTCGgtgaatcaaatcaaaattgctCTAGCGATGCTTGTGAAATTCTCAAG AGTGTGGTGTCTTGTCCTTCTGTCCTTGAAAGGAACGTCTTGGCGGAAATTACAAAGATCATTGAGAAAAACAGGATGGTTAAGCGAAAGGACAATTTCATCAGAAAGATGGTTGTTGATGGCCTTCTAGCTATGGAATATGATGCCTCAATCTGCGAGTCTCGGTGGGAGAAGACTCCTTCAACTCCTGCTG GAGCTTATGAATATATTGATGTGGTGACTGAAGGAGAAAGACTTATAATCGACATCGATTTCAGATCGGAATTTGAAATAGCAAGGTCGACTAGGTCTTACAAATGTCTTCTCCAAGTGTTGCCTAACATTTTTGTAGGCAAAGCAGATCGCCTTCAGAAGATTGTTCATCTTCTAACAGAAGCTGCAAAACTGAGCTTGAAGAAGAAAGGGATGCCTTGTCCTCCATGGCGTAAAGTTGAATACGTGAAAGCTAAATGGTTGTCTACCTACACCCGTATGACACCAGTTCTAATGCCAATAGCATCAAACTCTACTTCTGAACCTGGCACTGCTTGTAAAACCACAAAAGAAGCCATAAAGGAAGAGACTTCAGAGGTTTTTCGCGGTGAGATGAATCTGGTTTTTGGAGGAAAGAGCAGTCCTTTGGCGGATAATAACCCCAAGAGTGCGGGTACGTCTCCTCTATTTGCTTGTGATGATGAAAAGAACCTGGCGGTGAAGCTAGGTGatatttttgaaggaaaaagCAGTCCTTTGGCAGAGAACAACACCAAGAGAGCGAGTACATCATCTCTATTTGCTTGTGACATTGAAAAGAACGCTATGGCAGCGCAGCTAGGTGAACCACTAGAAATCAAACCCAAGGATTCAAGCAATTGTGCCAGGAAGATGACTGGTTTAACCTCTCTGATTGAAGACCACACCTAA
- the LOC101266865 gene encoding protein ELC-like, whose protein sequence is MDYFKSLAQELFSTNYETPPSSIQFIDAALSCTSPHFAPSYTDPNQKRIIRRHLVSFLQDYISFKPSIDAFMHDDGTSVNLLNANGELQLSSSTPSIPLTIWLHESYPFIAPIVLMSTNTTYPIYDNHPFVDSSSGSISTFYLVNWKYPGCNLSDLVHNLVNIFSHNHPFYYSPSTNDFFHPSLASRREAIDRLSCTLHYDMTELLSKTHDEVEELSSLKEHMVRRVLVAEFSVDESENEMTELKERVKILTDEADKLSSWLRDKDQDLSPEEYKVEDEFEAIDENSKVLLDSIAADKATEDLMYSLDKAVEQGVMPFGTYMKQVRLLAKEQYFGRAKLEKMGISLEWLH, encoded by the coding sequence ATGGATTACTTCAAATCATTAGCTCAAGAGTTATTCTCCACAAACTATGAAACACCTCCATCTTCAATCCAATTCATAGATGCTGCACTTTCTTGTACAAGTCCACATTTTGCACCATCATACACAGATCCTAACCAAAAACGTATAATTCGAAGACACCTCGTCTCTTTTCTTCAAGATTATATCTCTTTCAAACCTTCCATCGATGCATTCATGCATGACGATGGCACTAGTGTCAACTTACTCAACGCGAATGGAGAGTTGCAACTCTCTTCCTCCACCCCTTCAATCCCTCTTACCATTTGGTTACATGAAAGTTACCCTTTTATAGCTCCTATTGTACTCATGTCAACAAATACTACTTATCCAATTTATGATAACCATCCTTTTGTTGACTCTTCATCAGGTTCTATTTCAACATTTTACTTAGTAAACTGGAAGTACCCTGGCTGCAACCTCTCTGACCTTGTACACAACCTTGTCAACATCTTTTCACATAATCATCCTTTCTACTATTCGCCTTCAACTAACGATTTCTTTCACCCTTCTTTAGCTTCTAGGAGGGAGGCTATAGACCGTCTCTCGTGCACACTTCATTATGACATGACAGAATTACTCTCCAAGACTCATGATGAAGTTGAGGAGCTTTCAAGCCTTAAGGAACATATGGTTAGAAGGGTACTTGTTGCTGAGTTTTCGGTTGATGAGAGTGAAAATGAAATGACGGAATTGAAGGAAAGGGTGAAAATCTTGACAGATGAAGCGGATAAACTGTCGAGTTGGCTAAGAGATAAGGATCAAGATTTAAGTCCGGAGGAGTATAAAGTTGAGGATGAATTTGAAGCGATTGACGAGAATTCAAAGGTACTACTTGATAGCATTGCAGCAGATAAAGCAACAGAGGATTTGATGTACTCTTTAGATAAGGCAGTTGAGCAAGGTGTAATGCCTTTTGGTACATATATGAAACAAGTGAGACTTTTGGCCAAAGAACAATACTTTGGTAGAGCCAAGCTTGAAAAAATGGGAATATCTCTCGAATGGCTTCATTGA
- the LOC101268510 gene encoding beta-ketoacyl-synthase, which yields MELILTYPKLFFITFTLVILFFYRKNSKRRVFLVDFSCYKPPKNQQVDRQTFVNKSTKTLCYNKDSLEFMDKMLERSGLGDKTYLSKGLFKEPIDMSAEAAKEEVEMAIFGVIDELLLKTEVQCNDIDILITVFGVYNIIPSVSSVIVKRYNLRHDIRTYNITGMGCTAGLVALGLVQNLFKVHDNSCALVVTSESTTANVYKGNDRSKLLTNCIFRVGAVALLLSNKPSDLNKSKYELIHTVRSQTSDDDRSYNCIFMEEDVEGHRGITINKDLLYAAMKTIRLNISTVAPLVLPLSEKFRYLVNLFSTRSNFYSPDFSKSIDHFFPHVGGKPVLDDLQKKLGFSDEQMEASRMTLYRIGNPSSGSIWYEVAYAEAKGRVEKGDALWQIAFGSGFKCNSVIWKAIRSVHRDEMNPWRDEIHEFPVNVSDIEVVPDLFVASK from the exons ATGGAATTGATCCTAACATACCCTAAGCTTTTTTTCATTACATTTACATTAGTAATACTATTTTTCTACCGCAAAAACTCTAAACGAAGAGTTTTCCTTGTAGATTTCTCATGCTACAAGCCCCCGAAAAATCAACAAGTTGATAGACAAACGTTTGTCAACAAAAGCACTAAAACTCTTTGTTACAACAAAGACTCACTAGAGTTCATGGACAAGATGTTGGAACGATCCGGTTTAGGTGATAAAACGTACCTTTCTAAAGGTTTGTTTAAAGAACCTATAGATATGAGCGCGGAAGCTGCTAAGGAAGAAGTAGAGATGGCAATATTCGGAGTCATAGATGAACTTCTTTTGAAAACCGAAGTACAATGCAATGATATTGACATATTGATTACTGTTTTTGGTGTATACAATATTATACCATCGGTGTCTAGTGTCATAGTGAAACGTTACAACCTTAGACATGATATACGTACATATAATATTACTGGAATGGGATGTACTGCTGGCCTTGTTGCCTTAGGCCTTGTCCAGAATTTGTTTAAG GTGCATGATAACTCTTGTGCACTAGTAGTGACTAGTGAGAGCACTACAGCAAATGTGTACAAAGGGAATGACCGGTCAAAATTGTTGACCAATTGCATATTCCGTGTGGGTGCAGTAGCTCTGCTCCTATCTAACAAACCGTCTGATCTGAATAAATCAAAGTATGAGCTCATCCACACCGTCCGATCTCAAACATCGGACGATGATCGCTCGTACAACTGTATTTTCATGGAAGAAGACGTGGAAGGACATCGAGGCATCACAATCAATAAAGATCTGTTGTACGCGGCTATGAAAACCATTCGATTAAACATATCCACTGTAGCTCCTTTAGTACTTCCTCTGTCTGAAAAATTCCGTTACTTGGTAAATCTTTTCAGTACAAGAAGCAACTTTTATAGTCCTGATTTCTCCAAATCGATTGATCATTTCTTCCCACATGTCGGTGGGAAGCCGGTGTTGGATGACTTGCAGAAGAAGTTAGGATTTAGCGATGAGCAGATGGAagcttctagaatgacattgTACAGAATTGGTAATCCTTCAAGTGGTTCGATATGGTATGAAGTAGCTTATGCTGAGGCGAAAGGTAGGGTGGAAAAAGGAGATGCATTGTGGCAGATAGCATTTGGGTCAGGTTTCAAGTGCAACAGTGTGATTTGGAAGGCAATTCGATCTGTTCATCGCGATGAGATGAATCCATGGCGCGATGAAATTCATGAGTTCCCCGTCAATGTTAGTGATATCGAAGTAGTCCCGGACCTATTCGTTGCTTCTAAATAG
- the LOC101267160 gene encoding 3-ketoacyl-CoA synthase 11-like — MELLHPSNLFPIFVPSLILVLFWCKIMRRQRVFLVDFACYRPPKDQQICRQTFIEKSSRSLNSNKNTLEFMDRILQRVGLGEKTYLSKGLLKEPPDMSAKAAKEEVEMAIFGSIDELLLKTGVQCEDIDILVTVCGVYNIMPSLSSVIVKRYNLRHDIHTYNITGMGCTAGLVALGLVQNLLKVHDNSCALVVTSDSITENVYKGNDRSKLLSNCIFRVGAVALLLSNKPSDLNTSKYELIHTVRSQTSNDDRSYNCIFMEEDVEGHRGITINKDLLYAAMNTIRLNISTIAPLVLSLSEKLRYLVNLIAQYFHMIKSNVDRPYNPDFSKTVNHFFPHVGGKPVLDDLQKKLGFSDEQMEASRMTLYRFGNTSTCSVWYEVAYVEAKGRVRKGDTLWQIAFGSGFKCTSVIWRANRSIDRDEVNPWSDEIDEFPVDLSQMETLSDLFVASK, encoded by the exons ATGGAGTTGTTACACCCTAGCAACCTCTTTCCCATTTTTGTGCCATCTTTAATACTAGTATTATTTTGGTGCAAAATCATGAGGCGTCAAAGAGTTTTCCTAGTAGATTTTGCATGTTACAGACCCCCAAAAGATCAACAAATTTGTAGACAAACCTTTATTGAAAAATCTTCTAGAAGTTTAAATTctaacaaaaacacattagaGTTCATGGACAGGATCTTGCAACGAGTAGGTTTAGGTGAGAAAACGTACCTTTCTAAAGGTTTGTTAAAAGAACCTCCAGATATGAGCGCGAAAGCGGCTAAGGAAGAAGTGGAGATGGCAATATTCGGATCCATAGATGAGCTTTTACTGAAAACTGGAGTACAATGTGAAGATATTGACATATTGGTTACTGTTTGTGGCGTATACAATATTATGCCATCTTTGTCTAGTGTCATAGTGAAGCGTTACAACCTTAGACatgatatacatacatataatattacTGGAATGGGATGCACTGCTGGCCTTGTTGCCTTAGGCCTTGTCCAAAATTTGCTTAAG GTGCATGATAATTCCTGTGCACTAGTAGTGACTAGTGATAGCATTACAGAAAATGTATACAAAGGGAATGACCGGTCAAAATTGTTGAGTAATTGCATATTCCGTGTGGGTGCAGTAGCTCTGCTCCTCTCCAACAAACCGTCTGATCTGAATACATCGAAGTATGAGCTCATCCACACCGTGCGATCGCAAACATCGAACGATGATCGATCCTACAACTGTATTTTCATGGAAGAAGACGTGGAAGGACATCGAGGTATCACAATCAACAAAGATCTATTGTACGCAGCAATGAATACCATTCGATTAAATATATCCACCATAGCTCCACTAGTCCTTTCTCTATCTGAAAAATTACGTTACTTGGTAAATCTTATAGCACAATACTTTCATATGATCAAAAGCAACGTAGATCGACCTTATAATCCTGATTTCTCCAAAACCGTCAATCATTTCTTCCCACACGTCGGGGGTAAACCGGTGTTGGATGATTTGCAGAAAAAATTAGGGTTTAGCGACGAACAAATGGAAGCTTCTAGAATGACTCTATATAGGTTCGGTAACACATCCACATGTTCGGTGTGGTATGAAGTAGCTTATGTTGAAGCAAAAGGTAGGGTCAGAAAAGGAGACACATTATGGCAAATAGCATTCGGGTCGGGTTTCAAATGTACTAGTGTTATTTGGAGGGCAAACCGATCAATTGACCGCGATGAGGTAAATCCATGGTCCGATGAAATTGATGAGTTCCCCGTGGATCTTAGCCAGATGGAAACACTCTCGGACCTATTTGTTGCTTCTAAATAG